A window from Sinorhizobium fredii encodes these proteins:
- a CDS encoding glycosyltransferase family 4 protein has translation MADIRDIEVIAPNFKRRLSGVTSTIIQLVPVQRKLGQKIAVLGPGLPKSLPSVRYRDLIHLWQKPPGRRCRVWHARRNVEMLPAILLRDLLRMKLRIVFTSASQRRHTGWSKFLIRRMDAVISTSSKTAAYLEVPSTVILHGIDTNRFHPPVDKAATKKTLNLDPSRKYAGCFGRVRHQKGTDLFVDSMIALLPGRPEWGAIVAGRATGPHLAFEVELKERVAKAGLADRILFVGEHTNIPDWYRALDLFVAPQRWEGFGLTPLEAMASGVPVVASDVGAFSELIAEGPDETGLIIPAANLEAMVDGAAAFMDDPARLAAAGANGLARSSRDFAIEGEARAIGAVYDGLMR, from the coding sequence GTGGCCGATATCCGGGACATCGAGGTTATTGCGCCCAACTTCAAGCGCCGTCTCTCCGGCGTCACTTCGACGATCATCCAGCTCGTTCCCGTCCAGCGCAAGCTTGGGCAAAAGATCGCGGTCCTTGGTCCCGGGCTCCCCAAGAGTTTGCCGTCGGTCCGGTATCGCGACCTGATCCATCTCTGGCAGAAGCCGCCGGGCCGCCGCTGCCGCGTCTGGCATGCGCGCCGCAACGTCGAGATGCTGCCGGCAATCCTCCTGCGCGACCTGCTGCGGATGAAGCTCCGCATCGTCTTCACCTCTGCCTCGCAGCGGCGGCATACCGGATGGAGCAAGTTCCTGATCCGCCGGATGGACGCGGTAATCTCCACAAGCTCGAAAACCGCCGCTTATCTGGAGGTTCCGAGCACGGTCATCCTGCACGGGATCGACACGAACCGCTTCCACCCGCCGGTCGACAAGGCGGCTACGAAAAAAACGCTCAATCTCGACCCCTCCCGGAAATATGCCGGCTGCTTCGGCCGTGTCCGCCACCAGAAGGGAACCGACCTTTTCGTTGACAGCATGATCGCGCTTCTGCCCGGCCGACCGGAATGGGGCGCGATCGTTGCCGGGCGCGCCACAGGCCCTCACCTCGCCTTCGAGGTCGAATTGAAGGAGCGCGTTGCCAAGGCGGGGCTCGCCGACCGCATTCTATTCGTCGGCGAGCACACCAATATTCCCGATTGGTACCGTGCGCTTGACCTCTTCGTCGCACCGCAGCGCTGGGAAGGCTTCGGCCTGACGCCGCTGGAGGCGATGGCGAGCGGCGTGCCGGTCGTGGCTAGCGACGTCGGCGCCTTTTCCGAATTGATCGCGGAAGGACCGGACGAGACCGGGCTGATCATCCCAGCCGCAAATCTCGAAGCGATGGTCGATGGAGCCGCCGCCTTCATGGACGACCCGGCGCGGCTTGCGGCTGCCGGTGCAAACGGCCTGGCGCGGAGTTCCAGGGATTTCGCCATCGAGGGCGAAGCTCGGGCGATCGGTGCAGTCTACGACGGGTTGATGCGCTGA
- the greA gene encoding transcription elongation factor GreA — MVDKVPMTQGGFANLQEELRWRQQEERPRIIEAIAEARAHGDLSENAEYHAAKEAQSHNEGRVSELEDLIARAEVIDLSKMSGSKIKFGARVKLVDEDTEEEKTYQIVGDQEADVKAGRISISSPIARALIGKEVGDSIEVNAPGGSKAYEILAVQWG, encoded by the coding sequence ATGGTCGACAAAGTTCCGATGACCCAGGGTGGATTCGCGAATCTGCAGGAGGAGCTGCGCTGGCGCCAGCAGGAAGAACGCCCGCGAATCATCGAGGCGATCGCCGAAGCGCGCGCCCATGGGGACTTGTCGGAAAATGCCGAATACCATGCCGCCAAGGAGGCCCAGAGCCACAATGAGGGCCGTGTCTCCGAGCTCGAGGACCTGATCGCCAGGGCGGAGGTCATCGACCTTTCGAAAATGTCCGGCTCGAAAATCAAGTTCGGCGCGCGGGTGAAGCTCGTCGACGAGGACACCGAGGAAGAAAAGACCTATCAGATCGTTGGCGACCAGGAAGCCGACGTCAAGGCCGGCCGCATTTCTATCTCTTCTCCGATCGCCCGCGCATTGATTGGCAAGGAGGTTGGCGATTCGATCGAAGTGAACGCCCCCGGTGGTTCCAAGGCCTACGAAATCCTCGCCGTTCAGTGGGGCTGA